A stretch of Nonomuraea africana DNA encodes these proteins:
- a CDS encoding carbohydrate ABC transporter permease has product MRRTFLLEVVMIAAAVAFLFPVYALVTLSLKDPAQLSQTPLALPNPPTGDNFAKAWSAAALGPSLVNSTVITVVSLVALIGLGSFAAYFLARAHTRLGYGLYVLFLLGIVLPFQLGMIPLYRLVTDLGLIGTHAGMILFYTGIQLPFTVFLYTGFIRALPREYASAAQIDGASHLTAFTRVVFPLLRPITGTVLILNAVFIWNDFFTPLLYLGGSGFETVPVSVFSFVGQYVSDYGLVFAGLVMGALPIVLVFLVLQRYVIKGFSSGLKG; this is encoded by the coding sequence GTGAGGAGGACCTTCCTGCTGGAGGTCGTGATGATCGCGGCGGCGGTGGCGTTCCTGTTCCCCGTCTACGCGCTGGTCACGCTGTCGCTCAAGGATCCCGCCCAGCTCTCGCAGACGCCGCTGGCGCTGCCGAACCCGCCGACGGGCGACAACTTCGCCAAGGCCTGGTCGGCCGCGGCGCTCGGCCCGTCACTGGTGAACAGCACGGTGATCACCGTGGTCAGCCTGGTGGCGCTGATCGGGCTCGGCTCGTTCGCCGCCTACTTCCTGGCCCGCGCGCACACCCGGCTGGGCTACGGGCTCTACGTGCTGTTCCTGCTCGGCATCGTGCTGCCGTTCCAGCTCGGGATGATCCCGCTGTACCGGCTGGTCACCGATCTCGGCCTGATCGGCACGCACGCCGGGATGATCCTCTTCTACACCGGCATCCAGCTGCCGTTCACGGTCTTCCTCTACACCGGGTTCATCCGCGCGCTGCCCAGGGAGTACGCCAGCGCCGCCCAGATCGACGGCGCCTCGCACCTGACCGCGTTCACCAGGGTGGTCTTCCCGCTGCTGCGGCCGATCACCGGCACCGTGCTGATCCTCAACGCGGTCTTCATCTGGAACGACTTCTTCACTCCGCTGCTCTACCTCGGTGGCTCGGGCTTCGAGACCGTTCCCGTCAGCGTCTTCTCCTTCGTCGGGCAGTACGTCTCCGACTACGGACTCGTCTTCGCCGGGCTGGTCATGGGGGCGCTGCCGATCGTGCTGGTCTTCCTCGTGCTCCAGCGCTACGTGATCAAGGGCTTCTCCTCGGGGCTCAAGGGATGA
- a CDS encoding carbohydrate ABC transporter permease, whose translation MIRRFSALSPSWLFAAPALLVYAVVVLYPSVAGVLYAFTDWSGIGEGMSFVGLANFQAILDDEQAMGSLGNTLLLTLAVVIVQNGVGLLLALGVHAKLRSRALLRVVFFAPVVVSPVMVAFLWKYVYNPDPSAGLNGLLGLEVDWLGDPSVALWSIAGMVVWQYAGYSMVIFLAGLEGIPAELHEAAMIDGAGPLQRFRYVTWPLLAPALTINLMLSTIGGLKLFDQVFAATNGGPGYATETLSTVLYKQAFVFGKFGYSTAIALVLALFVAAVSLVQISYLRSREVAQ comes from the coding sequence GTGATCAGACGATTCTCCGCGCTGTCGCCGTCCTGGCTGTTCGCCGCGCCCGCGCTGCTGGTCTACGCGGTGGTGGTGCTCTACCCGAGCGTCGCGGGCGTGCTCTACGCCTTCACCGACTGGAGCGGCATCGGCGAGGGCATGTCCTTCGTCGGCCTGGCCAACTTCCAGGCGATCCTGGACGACGAGCAGGCCATGGGGTCGCTCGGCAACACGCTGCTGCTCACGCTCGCGGTCGTGATCGTGCAGAACGGCGTGGGGCTGCTCCTCGCACTCGGCGTGCACGCGAAACTCAGGAGCCGCGCGCTGCTCAGGGTGGTCTTCTTCGCGCCCGTCGTGGTCAGCCCCGTGATGGTCGCCTTCCTGTGGAAGTACGTCTACAACCCCGACCCCTCCGCGGGGCTGAACGGCCTGCTCGGTCTCGAGGTCGACTGGCTGGGCGACCCGTCGGTCGCGCTGTGGTCGATCGCCGGGATGGTCGTGTGGCAGTACGCCGGCTACTCGATGGTCATCTTCCTGGCCGGGCTCGAGGGCATCCCCGCCGAGCTGCACGAGGCGGCCATGATCGACGGCGCGGGCCCGCTCCAGCGGTTCAGGTACGTGACCTGGCCGCTGCTGGCGCCCGCGCTCACGATCAACCTGATGCTCTCCACGATCGGCGGGCTCAAGCTGTTCGACCAGGTCTTCGCCGCCACGAACGGCGGCCCGGGCTACGCGACCGAGACCCTGTCGACCGTGCTGTACAAGCAGGCGTTCGTGTTCGGCAAGTTCGGCTACAGCACGGCGATCGCGCTGGTGCTGGCGCTGTTCGTGGCCGCGGTCTCGCTCGTCCAGATCTCCTATCTGCGTTCCAGGGAGGTGGCTCAGTGA
- a CDS encoding extracellular solute-binding protein, with amino-acid sequence MTDLRHAKVSRGQFLRLMGGLAVAAAATACSTRPQTAAPSGSAAATDLKFVGVADQKAPMDELIAAYRKVRPEVRLTASYAPTDQVQTSLRTQLGAGNAPDLHVVYPGNGSAMSMSQIAGAGLLADLSGQSWTGTIPTGFKPALQVDGKTMMYSAGSSVIGAIYNTKVFEKAGVEAPPTTWTEFLALCDKLKKSGVAPIALGAQTPWVTQLITYALVPSTVYAKDPAFDDKQLAGQATFAESGWRQAMEMYLELNERGFFNDKPNGTTFEQQISMVATGRAAMAIQVSAVLPDFRKSASSPGDLSMFPVPGADSADQVWIPAGVVVGLGAGAKGGNVEAATAFIDFLGRQESINSWAKAISAIPLTQDANSTIDPAVQSFLPFTKDRAVPFMDQRWPNAEVQPVHFAVVQELLAGKATIDEALKKMDEAYQK; translated from the coding sequence ATGACCGACCTGCGCCACGCCAAGGTGAGCCGCGGCCAGTTCCTCCGCCTCATGGGAGGGCTCGCCGTGGCCGCCGCGGCGACCGCCTGCTCGACCAGACCGCAGACCGCCGCCCCGAGCGGGTCCGCCGCCGCGACCGACCTCAAGTTCGTGGGGGTGGCCGATCAGAAGGCGCCGATGGACGAGCTGATCGCGGCCTACCGCAAGGTGCGGCCCGAGGTGCGGCTCACCGCGTCGTACGCGCCGACGGACCAGGTCCAGACCTCGCTGCGCACCCAGCTCGGCGCGGGCAACGCGCCCGACCTGCACGTGGTCTACCCGGGCAACGGCAGCGCGATGTCGATGTCGCAGATCGCCGGAGCCGGGCTGCTGGCCGACCTGTCGGGCCAGTCGTGGACCGGCACGATCCCCACCGGCTTCAAGCCCGCCCTCCAGGTGGACGGCAAGACCATGATGTACTCGGCGGGCTCGTCGGTCATCGGCGCCATCTACAACACGAAGGTCTTCGAGAAGGCCGGGGTCGAGGCGCCCCCGACCACGTGGACGGAGTTCCTGGCGCTCTGCGACAAGCTGAAGAAGTCGGGGGTCGCGCCCATCGCGCTCGGCGCGCAGACGCCGTGGGTCACCCAGCTCATCACGTACGCGCTGGTCCCCTCGACCGTCTACGCCAAGGATCCCGCCTTCGACGACAAGCAGCTCGCGGGGCAGGCGACCTTCGCCGAGTCGGGCTGGCGCCAGGCCATGGAGATGTATCTGGAGCTGAACGAGCGCGGCTTCTTCAACGACAAGCCGAACGGCACCACCTTCGAGCAGCAGATCTCGATGGTGGCCACGGGCAGGGCGGCGATGGCGATCCAGGTCTCGGCCGTGCTGCCCGACTTCCGCAAGTCGGCCTCCAGCCCCGGCGACCTGTCGATGTTCCCCGTTCCCGGCGCCGACAGCGCCGACCAGGTGTGGATCCCGGCCGGCGTGGTGGTCGGCCTGGGGGCCGGCGCGAAGGGCGGGAACGTCGAGGCGGCCACGGCCTTCATCGACTTCCTCGGCAGGCAGGAGAGCATCAACAGCTGGGCCAAGGCGATCTCGGCCATCCCGCTCACCCAGGACGCCAACTCGACGATCGACCCCGCGGTGCAGTCCTTCCTGCCGTTCACCAAGGACCGGGCGGTGCCGTTCATGGATCAGCGCTGGCCCAACGCCGAGGTGCAGCCGGTGCACTTCGCGGTCGTCCAGGAGTTGCTGGCGGGCAAGGCGACGATCGACGAGGCGCTGAAGAAGATGGACGAGGCCTACCAGAAGTGA
- a CDS encoding glycoside hydrolase family 78 protein: protein MTVGSALPHDLRCDHRTTALGVAGAPLLAWRLEGSDPVAYQVEIGDEWSSGRVDDPAAISHLYDGPRLRPRTRHTWQVTLWDATGSARTAESWFETAHDAWTASWIAPDPDAVEHVDPPTEGDWALREHGLLPCPQLRRSFELPRAVTAARLYISARGLYDARINGVRADDAELAPGWTDYRQRVQYQVHDVTRLLGEGENVLAVTLADGWWSGYAGFDPRQPGYHYGRFPELIAELHLTLADGSARVVMTDGTWRTARGHIRHGDLLKGECHDLRLATPGWDAPGFDDSSWSPVTVTGADHHLLASSCDEPVRALRELPPLSVTRTGPRTHLVDFGQNLAGRVRLAVPAQEPGTRVTVRHGERLDADGRLHTANLRTADATDVLISAGAEAVFEPRFTYHGFRYAEISGLESLGDVRAVALHSDTRWTGTFECSDPEINQLQRNIEWGQRGNFVSVPTDCPQRDERLGWMADAQVFLPAACLNADVAAFFTKWLRDVRDAQSPEGGFPNVAPRLTGVAEEGAPGWADAGVLVPWHLYEVYGDARFLDVDSMSAWVGFVLRHNPGLIWRERTGPHYADWLAPGPATPREVVATAFFHRSADLTARAALVRGRPADAERFQRLAADIRTAFIKTFVHPEEGTVAGDTQTGYLLALAFGLLPPPLAPRAARRLAELVAEHGPQAGFLGVGLLCPVLSATGRADLAHALLRRTDPPSWLYQVRHGATTVWERWDGEGPPSMNSFNHYAFGSVGEWLYSGVAGIAQAPGSVAYRDLVIRPLPGDLAWARASYESVRGRIAVSWERTGQAFHLDVSVPPGASATVHLPDGQIHRVPSGDHHFASVRGDTP from the coding sequence GTGACCGTGGGATCCGCGCTGCCCCATGACCTGCGCTGCGACCACCGCACCACGGCGCTCGGCGTGGCGGGCGCGCCGCTGCTGGCATGGCGGCTCGAAGGGAGCGACCCCGTCGCGTACCAGGTCGAGATCGGCGACGAGTGGTCGAGCGGGCGCGTCGACGACCCCGCCGCGATCAGCCACCTCTACGACGGGCCTCGGTTGCGGCCCAGGACCCGCCACACCTGGCAGGTCACGCTCTGGGACGCCACTGGCTCCGCCCGGACCGCCGAGTCCTGGTTCGAGACCGCACACGACGCCTGGACCGCCTCGTGGATCGCGCCCGATCCCGACGCGGTCGAGCACGTGGACCCGCCCACCGAGGGCGACTGGGCGCTGCGCGAGCACGGGCTGCTCCCCTGCCCGCAGTTGCGCAGGAGCTTCGAGCTTCCCCGCGCCGTCACGGCGGCCCGCCTGTACATCAGCGCCAGGGGCCTCTACGACGCAAGGATCAACGGCGTCAGGGCGGATGACGCCGAGCTGGCCCCCGGCTGGACCGACTACCGGCAGCGCGTCCAGTACCAGGTCCACGACGTGACGAGGCTGCTCGGCGAGGGCGAGAACGTGCTCGCGGTCACGCTCGCCGACGGCTGGTGGAGCGGCTACGCCGGCTTCGATCCACGGCAGCCCGGCTACCACTACGGCCGCTTCCCCGAGCTCATCGCCGAGTTACACCTCACCCTCGCCGACGGTTCGGCCAGGGTCGTGATGACCGACGGCACCTGGCGCACCGCGAGGGGGCACATCAGGCACGGCGACCTGCTGAAGGGCGAGTGCCACGACCTGCGTCTCGCGACGCCCGGCTGGGACGCCCCCGGCTTCGACGACTCGTCCTGGAGCCCCGTCACCGTGACGGGCGCCGACCACCACCTGCTCGCGTCCTCGTGCGACGAGCCGGTCAGGGCGCTGCGCGAGCTGCCGCCGCTCTCCGTCACGAGGACGGGCCCGCGCACGCACCTGGTGGACTTCGGGCAGAACCTCGCGGGCCGGGTCCGCCTGGCCGTACCCGCTCAGGAGCCGGGCACCCGGGTCACCGTCAGGCACGGAGAGAGGCTCGACGCCGACGGCCGGCTGCACACCGCGAACCTGCGCACCGCCGACGCCACCGACGTGCTGATCTCGGCAGGTGCTGAAGCGGTGTTCGAGCCGCGCTTCACCTACCACGGCTTCCGCTACGCGGAGATATCCGGGCTCGAGAGCCTCGGCGACGTCAGGGCCGTGGCGCTGCACAGCGACACCCGGTGGACGGGCACGTTCGAGTGCTCGGACCCCGAGATCAACCAGCTGCAGCGCAATATCGAGTGGGGCCAGCGCGGCAACTTCGTCAGCGTCCCCACCGACTGCCCCCAACGCGACGAGCGGCTCGGCTGGATGGCCGACGCCCAGGTGTTCCTGCCGGCCGCCTGCCTCAACGCCGACGTGGCCGCCTTCTTCACCAAGTGGCTGCGCGACGTGCGCGACGCGCAGTCGCCCGAGGGCGGCTTCCCCAACGTCGCGCCCCGCCTGACCGGGGTCGCCGAGGAGGGCGCGCCCGGCTGGGCCGACGCCGGCGTGCTGGTGCCCTGGCACCTGTACGAGGTGTACGGCGACGCCAGGTTCCTCGACGTCGACTCGATGAGCGCCTGGGTCGGCTTCGTGCTGCGCCACAACCCCGGCCTGATCTGGAGGGAGCGCACAGGACCGCACTACGCCGACTGGCTGGCCCCCGGCCCCGCCACCCCCCGCGAGGTCGTGGCCACCGCGTTCTTCCACCGCAGCGCCGACCTGACCGCCAGGGCCGCCCTGGTGCGGGGCAGGCCCGCCGACGCGGAGCGATTCCAGCGACTCGCCGCCGACATCCGCACGGCCTTCATTAAAACGTTCGTACATCCCGAGGAGGGGACGGTCGCGGGCGACACCCAGACCGGCTACCTGCTCGCCCTCGCCTTCGGCCTGCTGCCCCCGCCGCTCGCCCCCAGGGCGGCCCGGCGGCTGGCCGAGCTGGTGGCCGAGCACGGCCCGCAGGCCGGCTTCCTCGGGGTCGGCCTGCTCTGCCCCGTGCTGTCGGCGACCGGCAGGGCGGACCTGGCGCACGCGCTGCTGCGCCGTACCGACCCGCCGTCGTGGCTCTACCAGGTGCGCCACGGCGCCACGACGGTGTGGGAGCGGTGGGACGGCGAGGGTCCGCCCTCGATGAACTCCTTCAACCACTACGCGTTCGGGTCGGTCGGCGAGTGGCTGTACTCCGGCGTCGCCGGGATCGCCCAGGCGCCGGGCTCGGTGGCCTACCGCGACCTGGTGATCCGCCCCCTTCCTGGAGACCTGGCCTGGGCGCGGGCCTCCTACGAATCCGTGCGGGGACGGATCGCCGTCTCATGGGAGCGCACGGGCCAGGCCTTCCACCTGGACGTGAGCGTCCCGCCCGGCGCCTCGGCGACCGTGCACCTGCCCGATGGCCAGATCCATCGGGTGCCCTCGGGGGACCACCATTTCGCATCAGTCCGAGGAGACACACCATGA
- a CDS encoding alkaline phosphatase D family protein, with protein MDRRSFFGLGGAAMALAFTTRLADPWTAESAMTRSADYPFQLGVASGDPLPGSVILWTRLASRPLEPLGGMPYNKIRVEWELAEDEGFTRRAGHGVSWALPEYGHSVHVDVKGLRPGREYFYRFRTGGELSPVGRTKTAPALDSSPEALTLAFASCASWQDGFYTAYGHLAAERPDVVVHLGDYIYEYGIVASGGNRATPVPDQFRVQCDTLDRYRIQYGLYKSDPDLMAAHAAAPWIVTWDDHEVLDNWAGVHGPGGEVTEQDYLVIRANAFRAYWENLPIRVPVVRGPDARVHRRFTFGDLAEFNVLDTRQYRDDQVCGDGQQYDCAERLDPSRQMLGAEQEKWLLDGLGASKARWNVLAQQIAMCQLDYDPAPAQRLSMDLWDGYKAAKDRVLNGLVERKVSNPVVLTGDIHYNLAGELRTDFDDPSSPAVGVEFVGTSISSGGNGNPATGLPPGGSDPVNPHIRFSSYQRGYVSCSVTRSQWRADFKVVPYVTRTGAPISTRASLVALDGVPGLQAL; from the coding sequence ATGGACCGCCGTTCCTTCTTCGGATTAGGCGGGGCCGCCATGGCCCTCGCCTTCACCACCCGCCTGGCCGACCCCTGGACGGCCGAGTCGGCCATGACCCGGTCGGCCGACTACCCCTTCCAGCTCGGCGTCGCGTCGGGCGACCCGCTGCCCGGCAGCGTGATCCTCTGGACCAGGCTGGCCTCCAGGCCGCTCGAACCGCTGGGCGGCATGCCGTACAACAAGATCAGAGTCGAGTGGGAGCTCGCCGAGGACGAGGGGTTCACCCGGCGCGCCGGGCACGGCGTCTCGTGGGCGCTGCCCGAGTACGGCCACTCCGTCCACGTCGACGTCAAGGGCCTGCGACCGGGCCGCGAGTACTTCTACCGGTTCAGGACCGGCGGCGAGCTCAGCCCGGTCGGCAGGACCAAGACCGCGCCCGCCCTCGACAGCAGCCCCGAGGCGCTGACGCTGGCGTTCGCCTCGTGCGCCTCGTGGCAGGACGGCTTCTACACCGCCTACGGCCACCTGGCCGCCGAACGTCCTGACGTCGTCGTCCACCTCGGCGACTACATCTACGAGTACGGGATCGTGGCGAGTGGAGGGAACCGGGCGACGCCCGTGCCCGACCAGTTCAGGGTGCAGTGCGACACCCTCGACCGGTACCGCATCCAGTACGGCCTCTACAAGAGCGATCCCGACCTGATGGCCGCGCACGCGGCGGCCCCGTGGATCGTCACGTGGGACGACCACGAGGTGCTCGACAACTGGGCGGGCGTCCACGGCCCCGGCGGCGAGGTCACCGAGCAGGACTATCTCGTCATCAGGGCCAACGCCTTCCGCGCCTACTGGGAGAACCTGCCCATCAGGGTCCCCGTCGTGCGGGGGCCGGACGCCCGCGTCCACCGCAGGTTCACTTTCGGCGACCTGGCCGAGTTCAACGTGCTCGACACCCGTCAGTACCGCGACGACCAGGTCTGCGGCGACGGCCAGCAGTACGACTGCGCCGAACGGCTCGACCCCTCGCGCCAGATGCTCGGCGCCGAGCAGGAGAAGTGGCTGCTCGACGGCCTGGGCGCGTCGAAGGCCAGGTGGAACGTGCTGGCCCAGCAGATCGCCATGTGTCAGCTCGACTACGACCCCGCCCCGGCGCAGCGGCTCAGCATGGACCTCTGGGACGGCTACAAGGCCGCGAAGGACCGCGTGCTCAACGGTCTGGTCGAGCGGAAGGTCAGCAACCCCGTCGTGCTCACCGGCGACATCCACTACAACCTCGCCGGCGAGCTGAGGACCGACTTCGACGACCCGTCGTCACCGGCCGTCGGCGTGGAGTTCGTCGGCACCTCGATCAGCAGCGGCGGCAACGGCAACCCCGCGACGGGCCTGCCTCCCGGCGGCTCCGACCCGGTCAACCCGCACATCAGGTTCTCCAGCTACCAGCGCGGCTACGTCTCCTGCTCGGTCACCAGGAGCCAGTGGAGGGCCGACTTCAAGGTCGTCCCCTACGTCACCAGGACGGGCGCCCCGATCTCGACAAGGGCCAGTCTCGTGGCGCTCGACGGCGTCCCCGGCCTGCAGGCGCTCTAG
- a CDS encoding discoidin domain-containing protein, which translates to MRHLTAALAVAALTVTTGAAALADRDDPGPAVQSPEPDLPSVSSLKVTPGTSKGTGRLTPIAGAGHLVAPLGVDAACPAKIEVGMRSDAREALYADMSVEIDAPLTASRSMLSSYLPPGYELGAKLLVAVPPATPKGEYGLRLEAGKEALAVPVRVVGVDELDNGGNHALRRPVTASSQHTNANYPACSVVDGDRGSNGWAGGNGWNDATGRVWPDTVDIALGGAKSVAHVDLYTLDTQRYPASSVGLRDWDVQARVEGQWRTVAQVRGNTKGSARSDFAAVTTDAIRISALASNGNNDYTRIIEVEVFS; encoded by the coding sequence ATGAGACACCTCACCGCCGCGCTGGCCGTCGCCGCCCTCACGGTCACGACGGGCGCCGCCGCCCTGGCCGACCGGGACGATCCCGGGCCCGCCGTCCAGTCGCCGGAGCCGGACCTGCCCTCGGTCTCCTCGCTCAAGGTCACACCGGGCACGAGCAAGGGCACGGGCAGGCTGACTCCGATCGCGGGGGCCGGCCACCTGGTCGCGCCCCTCGGCGTCGACGCCGCCTGCCCGGCCAAGATCGAGGTCGGCATGCGCAGCGACGCCAGGGAAGCCCTGTACGCCGACATGTCCGTCGAGATCGACGCGCCGCTGACCGCCTCCCGCTCGATGCTGTCCAGCTACCTGCCGCCCGGCTACGAGCTCGGCGCGAAACTGCTGGTCGCCGTCCCGCCTGCCACCCCCAAGGGGGAGTACGGCCTGCGGCTCGAGGCGGGGAAGGAGGCGCTGGCCGTTCCGGTGCGGGTGGTCGGCGTGGACGAGCTCGACAACGGCGGCAACCACGCGCTCAGACGCCCCGTCACCGCCTCCTCGCAGCACACCAACGCCAACTATCCGGCCTGCAGCGTCGTCGACGGCGACCGCGGCTCCAACGGCTGGGCCGGCGGGAACGGCTGGAACGACGCCACCGGCAGGGTCTGGCCCGACACGGTCGACATCGCGCTGGGCGGCGCGAAGAGCGTCGCGCACGTCGATCTGTACACCCTCGACACCCAGCGCTACCCGGCGTCCTCCGTGGGGCTGCGCGACTGGGACGTCCAGGCCAGGGTGGAGGGCCAGTGGCGGACCGTCGCCCAGGTGCGCGGCAACACCAAGGGCAGCGCCAGGTCGGACTTCGCCGCCGTCACCACCGACGCGATCCGCATCTCGGCGCTGGCCTCGAACGGCAACAACGACTACACGCGCATCATCGAGGTGGAGGTCTTCTCGTAG
- a CDS encoding glycosyl hydrolase family 18 protein gives MKNTLLSKALAGLAALLLPLTAAVVTPPGAYGAALSSGSTSSGSVSSGSAAFAEWAPWTSYTAGTRVTYNGVEYECRQSHTSQPGWEPPNVPALWLATGGGGGDTTAPSVPGNLRSTGVTSSSVSLAWNASTDNVAVTGYEVYRGTTLVTTVTGTTHTDTGLSANTAYTYTVRARDAAGNRSAASAAVTATTTGGGGGDTTAPSVPGNLRSTGVTSSSVSLAWNASTDNVAVTGYEVYRGTTLVTTVTGTTHTDTGLSANTAYTYTVRARDAAGNRSAASAAVTATTTGGGGGGGNKVLGYFVQWGVYQRGYHVKNIDTSGSAAKLTHINYAFGNVQNGQCTIGDSYADYDRFYQAGESVDGVADTWDAGALRGNFNQLRKLKKKYPNLKVLFSFGGWTWSGGFGQAAQNPAAFAESCYRLVEDPRWADVFDGIDIDWEYPNACGLTCDTSGPAAFRNMMSALRTRFGSGNLVTAAITADGTNGGKIDAADYGGAAQYVDWYNVMTYDFFGAWAAQGPTAPHSPLTSYNGIPIAGFHSDSAIQKLKSKGVPASKLLLGIGFYGRGWTGVTQSAPGGTATGPAPGTYEQGIEDYKVLKTRCPATGTVAGTAYAHCGNQWWSYDTPSTIGGKMGYSKNQGLGGAFFWELSGDTANGELITAMRNGLG, from the coding sequence ATGAAGAACACCCTCCTGAGCAAGGCGCTCGCGGGGCTGGCGGCATTACTGCTGCCACTCACCGCGGCGGTCGTCACCCCACCCGGCGCGTACGGCGCCGCCCTGTCCAGCGGCTCGACCTCCAGCGGCTCGGTCTCCAGCGGCTCGGCGGCCTTCGCCGAGTGGGCCCCGTGGACGAGTTACACCGCGGGCACCCGCGTCACCTACAACGGCGTCGAGTACGAGTGCCGCCAGAGTCACACCTCCCAGCCCGGCTGGGAGCCGCCCAACGTCCCCGCGCTGTGGCTGGCCACGGGCGGCGGCGGAGGCGACACCACCGCGCCCTCGGTGCCGGGCAACCTGCGCTCCACCGGCGTCACCTCCAGCAGCGTCTCCCTCGCCTGGAACGCCTCCACCGACAACGTCGCCGTCACCGGCTACGAGGTCTACCGCGGCACCACCCTCGTCACCACCGTGACCGGCACCACCCACACCGACACCGGCCTGAGCGCCAACACCGCCTACACCTACACCGTCCGCGCCAGAGACGCCGCCGGCAACCGCTCGGCCGCCAGCGCCGCCGTCACCGCCACCACCACGGGCGGCGGCGGAGGCGACACCACCGCGCCCTCGGTGCCGGGCAACCTGCGCTCCACCGGCGTCACCTCCAGCAGCGTCTCCCTCGCCTGGAACGCCTCCACCGACAACGTCGCCGTCACCGGCTACGAGGTCTACCGTGGCACCACCCTTGTCACCACCGTGACCGGCACCACCCACACCGACACCGGCCTGAGCGCCAACACCGCCTACACCTACACCGTCCGCGCCAGAGACGCCGCCGGCAACCGCTCGGCCGCCAGCGCCGCCGTCACCGCCACCACCACGGGCGGCGGCGGAGGCGGCGGCAACAAGGTCCTCGGCTACTTCGTGCAGTGGGGCGTCTACCAGCGCGGCTACCACGTCAAGAACATCGACACCAGCGGCTCGGCGGCCAAGCTGACCCACATCAACTACGCCTTCGGCAACGTCCAGAACGGCCAGTGCACCATCGGCGACAGCTACGCCGACTACGACCGCTTCTACCAGGCGGGCGAGAGCGTGGACGGCGTCGCCGACACCTGGGACGCCGGCGCCCTGCGCGGCAACTTCAACCAGCTGCGCAAGCTGAAGAAGAAGTACCCGAACCTGAAGGTGCTGTTCTCCTTCGGCGGCTGGACCTGGTCCGGCGGCTTCGGCCAGGCCGCGCAGAACCCCGCCGCCTTCGCCGAGTCCTGCTACCGCCTGGTGGAGGACCCGCGCTGGGCGGACGTCTTCGACGGCATCGACATCGACTGGGAGTACCCGAACGCCTGCGGCCTCACCTGCGACACCAGCGGGCCCGCCGCGTTCAGGAACATGATGTCGGCCCTGCGCACCCGGTTCGGCTCGGGCAACCTGGTCACCGCGGCCATCACCGCCGACGGCACCAACGGCGGCAAGATCGACGCCGCCGACTACGGCGGCGCCGCGCAGTACGTCGACTGGTACAACGTCATGACCTACGACTTCTTCGGCGCCTGGGCGGCGCAGGGCCCCACCGCCCCGCACTCGCCGCTCACCTCCTACAACGGCATCCCGATCGCGGGCTTCCACTCCGACTCCGCCATCCAGAAGCTGAAGAGCAAGGGCGTCCCCGCGAGCAAGCTGCTGCTCGGCATCGGCTTCTACGGCAGGGGCTGGACCGGCGTCACCCAGTCCGCGCCCGGCGGCACGGCCACGGGCCCCGCGCCCGGCACCTACGAACAGGGCATCGAGGACTACAAGGTGCTCAAGACCCGCTGCCCCGCCACCGGCACCGTCGCGGGCACGGCCTACGCCCACTGCGGCAACCAGTGGTGGAGCTACGACACGCCGAGCACGATCGGCGGCAAGATGGGCTACTCGAAGAACCAGGGCCTCGGCGGCGCGTTCTTCTGGGAGCTCAGCGGCGACACCGCCAACGGTGAGCTGATCACCGCGATGAGGAACGGCCTGGGCTGA
- a CDS encoding PhzF family phenazine biosynthesis protein, whose translation MHDVLKYVAFTSTASGGNAAGVVLDARGLSDGQMLAIAADLGYSESAFLFPEGEHAYQIRYFSPLAEVAFCGHATIAASVALGERIGPAVVDLRTQAGPVQVEITKGDGVTATLTSPPASIRPATDDEVRRALAALRWPAEDLDPAYPPHVANAGNDHLVLAAATRERLADLDYDFDALGALMAERGWTTVHLFWAESSTVFHARDPFPPGGVVEDPATGAAAAAFTGYLRALGRLGDGEVVTIHQGADMGRPSLLTTTPVPGDTRVKVSGTAVPIQ comes from the coding sequence GTGCATGACGTCCTGAAATATGTCGCCTTCACCAGCACCGCTTCCGGCGGCAACGCCGCCGGAGTGGTCCTGGACGCCCGTGGCCTGTCCGACGGCCAGATGCTCGCCATCGCCGCGGACCTCGGCTACTCCGAGAGCGCCTTCCTCTTCCCCGAGGGGGAGCACGCCTACCAGATCCGGTACTTCAGCCCGCTGGCCGAGGTCGCCTTCTGCGGCCACGCCACGATCGCGGCCTCGGTGGCGCTCGGCGAACGCATCGGCCCCGCCGTCGTGGACCTGCGCACCCAGGCGGGTCCCGTCCAGGTGGAGATCACCAAGGGCGACGGCGTCACCGCCACGCTGACCAGCCCGCCCGCCTCGATCCGCCCCGCCACGGACGACGAGGTACGGCGGGCGCTGGCGGCCCTGCGCTGGCCCGCCGAGGACCTGGACCCCGCCTACCCTCCGCACGTGGCCAACGCCGGCAACGACCACCTCGTGCTGGCCGCCGCCACCCGCGAGCGCCTGGCCGACCTCGACTACGACTTCGACGCGCTGGGCGCGCTGATGGCCGAGCGCGGCTGGACCACCGTCCACCTGTTCTGGGCCGAGTCGTCCACCGTCTTCCACGCCCGCGACCCCTTCCCGCCGGGCGGCGTGGTGGAGGACCCGGCGACCGGCGCGGCGGCGGCCGCCTTCACCGGCTACCTCCGGGCCCTGGGCCGTCTCGGTGACGGCGAGGTGGTCACCATCCACCAGGGTGCCGACATGGGCCGTCCGAGCCTCCTGACGACGACTCCGGTTCCCGGCGACACCCGCGTGAAGGTCTCCGGCACGGCCGTCCCCATCCAGTAG